One region of Armigeres subalbatus isolate Guangzhou_Male chromosome 3, GZ_Asu_2, whole genome shotgun sequence genomic DNA includes:
- the LOC134221581 gene encoding uncharacterized protein K02A2.6-like, which translates to MTQFLVMNLDFAKRKRCRSQSKLVSKPIFRLKRPVPYASASKIEVELDRLQKIGIIIPVSYSEWAAPIVAVTKPNGRVRICADYSTGLNSALEPHQHPLPLPQDIFAKLANKKVFSQIDLSDAYLQVEIDQDSRKLLTINTHKGLFEFTRLSPGVKTAPGAFQEIVDNMIAGLDGVSGYLDDIIVASDSVEEHMIHLERLFARIREYGFTLKIEKSNFFMSEIKYLGLIVDSQGIRPDPEKVRAISEMPAPHDVTTLRSFLGAVNYYSKFVRGMHKLREPMDALLKKDVRWYWSPACQQSFNQFKRILQSNLLLTHYDPRLEIIVAADASMSGVGAVLLHRFPDGTIKAVCHVSRTMTQAEKGYSQDRS; encoded by the exons ATGACGCAATTTTTAGTGATGAACTTGGACTTTGCAAAAAGAAAAAGGTGTCGTTCACAGTCAAAACTGGTATCAAAACCCATATTCCGCCTGAAACGACCAGTTCCTTATGCATCTGCAAGCAAGATTGAAGTAGAATTGGATCGTCTTCAAAAAATCGGAATTATCATACCTGTATCGTATTCAGAGTGGGCTGCTCCGATAGTAGCTGTGACAAAACCAAATGGACGTGTCAGAATATGTGCCGACTACTCAACAGGATTAAATTCTGCATTGGAGCCACATCAGCATCCGTTACCTCTACCTCAAGACATCTTTGCCAAGCTGGCCAACAAGAAGGTGTTCAGTCAAATAGACCTATCAGACGCCTATTTACAGGTCGAGATTGATCAAGATTCACGAAAGCTGCTCACAATCAATACTCACAAGGGactttttgaatttacacgACTTTCTCCTGGTGTCAAGACAGCTCCAGGTGCTTTTCAAGAAATTGTAGACAACATGATCGCTGGTTTGGACGGAGTAAGTGGCTATTTAGATGACATCATCGTGGCAAGTGATTCAGTGGAAGAACACATGATTCATTTAGAGCGTCTGTTTGCACGTATTCGCGAATATGGTTTTACTCTCAAGATTGAGAAAAGCAATTTCTTCATGAGTGAAATTAAGTATCTGGGGTTAATCGTTGATTCTCAAGGTATACGTCCAGATCCAGAGAAGGTTCGAGCTATTAGTGAGATGCCGGCACCGCATGATGTCACTACCTTACGATCATTTTTGGGTGCGGTGAATTATTATAGCAAATTTGTGCGTGGTATGCATAAATTACGTGAACCGATGGATGCATTACTGAAGAAAGACGTCAGGTGGTACTGGTCTCCGGCTTGTCAACAATCTTTCAACCAATTCAAACGGATTTTGCAGTCAAATCTGTTACTCACACACTATGACCCAAGGCTCGAGATTATTGTTGCCGCTGATGCTTCCATGAGTGGAGTTGGAGCGGTTCTGCTACATCGTTTTCCAGACGGCACAATTAAGGCGGTTTGTCACGTTTCCAGAACCATGACTCAAGCAGAGAAAGGATACAGTCAAG ACAGATCATAA
- the LOC134223637 gene encoding uncharacterized protein LOC134223637 has translation MDELKYPVSTVTKRKRYRSKGPAAECSGLRTNKKIEAEVCVPMRINPLSTSTQNPVTHLQTDKNAEMERIKCGPWELLKSVDCLQKEWPGLLALHSIQESSGGSMRETFLVIRLHDYDDPPDAPACRIARRVGKTPAGPIYPPGVTSGRYNAQPQRNRRLT, from the exons ATGGATGAATTGAAATATCCGGTGAGCACCGTCACGAAACGGAAGCGGTACAGGAGCAAAGGACCGGCAGCCGAATGTTCCGGCCTACGGACAAACAAAAAG ATAGAGGCAGAAGTCTGTGTCCCAATGCGAATTAATCCGCTGTCCACATCCACGCAAAACCCCGTCACTCACCTGCAGACTGACAAGAACGCCGAAATGGAACGGATAAAATGCGGACCATGGGAATTACTTAAATCGGTAGACTGTCTGCAAAAGGAATGGCCAGGGTTATTGGCGCTGCATTCAATTCAAGAATCGTCGGGCGGATCAATGCGTGAAACTTTCTTGGTTATTAGACTGCATGACTACGATGATCCGCCAGACGCACCTGCATGCCGCATTGCAAGGAGAGTCGGGAAAACTCCTGCTGGGCCTATATATCCACCCGGTGTTACCAGCGGCCGGTATAATGCccaaccacagagaaacagacgtctcacttag